The following proteins are co-located in the Aurantiacibacter atlanticus genome:
- a CDS encoding DUF5522 domain-containing protein, translated as MPEPSYWNLHETACKRGDFTYEDPDTGYIVFTRLGLLQRDRCCGAGCRHCPFEHDGVKLAARASKIQQAAWLTDMSVQSDAAISLLFWSGGKDSFLALRALQREGHRNIVLLTTFDARSRIIAQQEFTIDVVVEQATQLGVPLLGVPLHTGADYVDQIAAAVDLVPACERLCFGDLHLAHIRQWREKAFGDHPRMANMELIFPLWNADYDALLADLLASGATSIVSAVFPDLTQIDIGDVFDTDLLARLPDHIDPFGENGEFHTRIVLTPPPPKAD; from the coding sequence TTGCCTGAACCAAGCTATTGGAATTTGCACGAAACCGCCTGCAAACGCGGCGATTTCACCTATGAAGATCCCGACACCGGATATATCGTTTTCACCCGGCTTGGCCTGTTGCAACGCGATCGTTGCTGCGGTGCTGGCTGCCGGCACTGCCCGTTCGAGCATGACGGTGTGAAGCTGGCAGCGCGAGCCAGCAAGATCCAGCAGGCAGCGTGGCTTACCGATATGTCCGTTCAATCGGATGCCGCGATATCGCTATTGTTCTGGAGCGGCGGAAAGGACAGCTTTCTGGCATTGCGCGCTCTGCAACGGGAAGGGCATAGAAATATTGTGCTTCTTACCACTTTCGACGCGCGCAGCCGGATCATCGCGCAGCAGGAGTTCACGATCGATGTGGTGGTCGAACAGGCTACACAGCTTGGCGTGCCGCTGCTCGGCGTGCCGCTTCATACAGGCGCGGATTATGTGGATCAGATCGCCGCTGCGGTGGATTTGGTGCCAGCGTGCGAGCGTCTGTGTTTCGGCGATCTGCACCTTGCCCATATCCGGCAGTGGCGCGAAAAGGCTTTTGGCGACCATCCGCGCATGGCGAACATGGAACTGATTTTCCCATTGTGGAATGCCGATTATGATGCGCTATTGGCCGATCTTCTCGCATCTGGTGCGACCAGCATTGTCAGCGCCGTCTTCCCCGATCTGACGCAAATCGATATTGGCGATGTCTTCGACACCGATTTGCTGGCGCGGCTTCCGGACCATATCGATCCGTTCGGCGAGAATGGCGAATTTCACACACGTATCGTGCTGACGCCACCCCCGCCGAAAGCGGATTGA